The Rheinheimera mangrovi genome contains the following window.
TAATGTCGTTGACATTACGAAGCCCGGTACGGACCATTTGTTCACCACTATAGGAGCTAACGGAAACAGGGATTTTATTAAGCAACTCCTCCCTGAAACGTGCTGTCACTATAATTCGTTCAATGGCTTCTGCCGATTCATCTTGCTTAACTGATTCTTGTTGCTTTGCTGGTTCCTCAACCTGTTGCTCCTGTGCTTGTAAACCGTCCATAACAAGCGCACCTAGCAGTATCGGATACCCTAACCTGAATGATGTTGTTGACATAGGATCACCTTCCCAATGTTGCATTTTTAATTTTTATTTTTGGACGTAACCGATACTGCATTGGCTCGACTCATTGTTATAATGATATCATTATATATCAAATGTCAACGAACAAATTGTGTTCAACGCAAAGATTATTTGAATAACATATTGCTCAGGGTTATTGAAAGATGTCCGGATAAAAAAAGTCATAATAAAACAAAACGTTAAGCTAATTTTACTGAACTATTTTTCTGAGCCTTTGATAGCGGGTCTAAGGCAATAAGCCCTAAATCCGCTGTTGATTTTGGGCTTATGCTTTGACTGGTATTGATCTAAAAACTAAAAATGCGACAGCTTTAACCTAAAAAAGCCCCCTTGGCTTGCATCTGATCAATCTCAGCATCGCTGTAACCCAGTGCTGTCAGTTGCTGTTTGGTATGTTCACTAAAAAGCGGTAAGCGAAAATTCGGTCTGGCAGGTTCATTTTTGTATTTAATCGGCACACCCAGGTGCAAACTGCCTTCTTCATCCGTCAGCAGCATGCCGCGTTCCTGCAAATGCGGGTCGCGAATGGCCTCGTTCAAGCCACGCACCGGTGCCCAACACAAATCAATCTGCGCCAGAAACTGCTGCCAATGTGCTAAAGGCTGGCTTAAAAAAGTATCGCGTAAAAAAGCTTTCACCGGATCCTGTTCAGGCCCCGGACTTAACTTGCACAGTGCCAGCAAGTCGGGTCTGCCAAGTGCCGTCAGCAGATTTTCGGCAAACTTCAATTCACTGCCGCCCAGCGTCAGATAATGCGCGTCGGCCGTTTGGTAAATCTGATAAAAAGCCGAACCGCCCCAGCTGCGTTCTTGTTTTACAACGGCAGAACGCTGCTGTGCAAAAGGTGGCCCCATCACATTGGCATACCAGGCTACCAGCGAATCCTGCATCGAAATATCAAGGTAATCGCCTGTGCCAGTTTGCTGTTTTTTCAACAGCGCCATCAATACGCCGGAAAAAGCCATCAGGCTGCCTGCCATATCGGCCACTGGCATGCCAGGCATTGCCGGTTTACCGTCCTGACCTTCGTTAATAAACACCGCTCCTGAGTCGGCCTGAATACTTAAATCATGTGCAGGTTGCAGCGCTTTTGGCCCGGTCTGGCCATAGGCGGAGATAGAGCAATAAACAATACCAGGGTTAACAGCTTTGATGGTGTCGTAATCCAGCCCCAGCCGTTTCATCACACCGGGCCGGAAGGCTTCCACCAGCACGTCTGCGGTTTCACATAAATTCAGAAAGGCAGCTTTGCCATCGTCTGATTTCAGGTTCAGATTGATACTTTTTTTACCGCGAAACACATTACGAAACCACACCGACTGGTCATTTTGCTTCAACCCTATAGCGCGCACCGGCTCGCCACCGGCAGGCTCAAGTGCTATCACTTCGGCACCATGGTCGGCCATCATCATGGTAAAGTGCGGCCCCGGCAGGAACAGCGATAAATCCAATACCCGGATCCCTTGCAATTTCATAGTTATTCTCCTGAATCATCACATCATCAGCACCGTCGTGCCTGCAACTACAGAGCCCGGCTAAATGGCGCCCTCAGCACGCAAAGCAGCGATTTGTTCCGCACTGTAGCCAAGCTCAGCCAGCAACGCTTGCGTGTCATGCCCCATCTCACCTGCCGCCTTGCCTGCCATGCGCTGCCCGTCGATTTTGATTGGACAACCCAGAATTTGCATATCCGCCTGCTGCGGATGTGGCACTGTGCGCACCATGCCAATATCGCGGATATAAGGGTTGGTCAGGGCTTGCGGCAAGTCCAGCACAGGCGCACAAGGAATATGGCCTTTGAGCTTCTCCAGCCAATAAGCGGTCGGTTCAGTACTCAGCACCGCATCCAGTTCGCGGGTTAACTCATCACGCTGTTCACGCCGCAGTGCCAAGGAGGCAAATTGCGGCTGTTTCAGCTTTGGCTCTGCCAGCAGATCGGTCAGCACCTGCCAGAACTTGTCGGTCATCGCCATCAGAAAAATAAAGCCATCGGCTGTTTTATACAGCTGACAAGGCACAGTAGCCGGATGGGCTGAACGCGGCAGCCGCTCTGTGACATGACCCTGATTCAAATACCAGGTGGCGGGGTACGACAACTGATGCAAAGCCACATCAAACAACGACACATCCACATCGCGGCCCTGGCCGGTGCGATGCGCCCCCAACAGCGCGGCAGTCAGCCCAAGCGAAGCCACAGCCCCTGTCATAAAGTCGACCATAGACACACCAAAACGGGCCGGTGGCTGGCCAGGTTCGCCGGTTAACGACATTAAGCCTGCTTCGGCCTGCATTAAGTAGTCATAACCAGGCCAGTTGGCGCGGTCGTTGTCGCGGCCATAGGCCGACAAATGACCACAGACAATTTTCGGATTGATCTGCTTTAACGCCTGATAGGTTAGCCCCAGCTTGTCAGGCTGATCACCACGTAAGTTATTGGTGACCGCATCGGCACTTTGCACCAACTGCTCAAAAATACGCCGGCCTGAGGCTTGCTTTAAATCCAGCGTCAGGCTCTTTTTGTTCAGATTAAAGGTTTGGAAAAAGTAGCTGTCGTTGTCACCCAGAAAAAACGGCCCGGTCTGGCGCGACACATCGCCGCCTATGGCCGGATTTTCAATTTTGATCACCTCCGCGCCCAGATCAGCCAAAAACATCGAGCCATAAGGCCCGGCGCCATATTGTTCAACCGCAATAATGCGAACGCCCTGCAGCGGCAATGTTTTCATACTGAGTTCCGCCGTTAAATTTTGTAACGTTCAATCAATTGTTTGGCAATGATAATGCGCTGCATCTCATTGGTGCCTTCGCCGATACACATCAGCATGGCGTCGCGGTAGTAGCGCTCAATGTCGTACTCCACCGAGTAGCTGTAACCACCAAAAATACGCATGGCTTCGTTGGCACAAAACACACCAGCTTCAGAACCAGCGAACTTGGCCATACCAGCTTCCATATCGCAGCGTTCGCCCGCATCGTACTTAGCCGCCGCCTGCTCAATCAGCAAACGGGCTGCTTCCACCTGCACCGCCATTTCACCCAGCTTCAGCTGAATGGCCTGATGATTGGCAATGGCTTTGCCAAAAGCTTCACGCTCCTGCGCATAACGTACCGCCAGCTCCATCGCCCCCAGCGCTATACCAGCACCGCGGGCGGCCACATTAATACGGCCTAATTCCAGCCCACCTAAAGCCTGCACAAAACCCTGGCCTTCCACTTCACCAATCAGATTGGCCGCCGGCACTCTGCAGTCTTCAAACACCACCTCACAGGTATCAATA
Protein-coding sequences here:
- a CDS encoding CaiB/BaiF CoA transferase family protein, whose protein sequence is MKLQGIRVLDLSLFLPGPHFTMMMADHGAEVIALEPAGGEPVRAIGLKQNDQSVWFRNVFRGKKSINLNLKSDDGKAAFLNLCETADVLVEAFRPGVMKRLGLDYDTIKAVNPGIVYCSISAYGQTGPKALQPAHDLSIQADSGAVFINEGQDGKPAMPGMPVADMAGSLMAFSGVLMALLKKQQTGTGDYLDISMQDSLVAWYANVMGPPFAQQRSAVVKQERSWGGSAFYQIYQTADAHYLTLGGSELKFAENLLTALGRPDLLALCKLSPGPEQDPVKAFLRDTFLSQPLAHWQQFLAQIDLCWAPVRGLNEAIRDPHLQERGMLLTDEEGSLHLGVPIKYKNEPARPNFRLPLFSEHTKQQLTALGYSDAEIDQMQAKGAFLG
- a CDS encoding CaiB/BaiF CoA transferase family protein produces the protein MKTLPLQGVRIIAVEQYGAGPYGSMFLADLGAEVIKIENPAIGGDVSRQTGPFFLGDNDSYFFQTFNLNKKSLTLDLKQASGRRIFEQLVQSADAVTNNLRGDQPDKLGLTYQALKQINPKIVCGHLSAYGRDNDRANWPGYDYLMQAEAGLMSLTGEPGQPPARFGVSMVDFMTGAVASLGLTAALLGAHRTGQGRDVDVSLFDVALHQLSYPATWYLNQGHVTERLPRSAHPATVPCQLYKTADGFIFLMAMTDKFWQVLTDLLAEPKLKQPQFASLALRREQRDELTRELDAVLSTEPTAYWLEKLKGHIPCAPVLDLPQALTNPYIRDIGMVRTVPHPQQADMQILGCPIKIDGQRMAGKAAGEMGHDTQALLAELGYSAEQIAALRAEGAI